From Pleuronectes platessa chromosome 17, fPlePla1.1, whole genome shotgun sequence, one genomic window encodes:
- the LOC128460158 gene encoding serine protease 23: MDLLYCQYVLLCTAALTVSVAFTKDGGSEADRWPRQSLPVLLDTHTQLLNTLSFRGQEEDEEETSAKTLCGIECQEKLPAVDRTEQERILGYETMYENGTRTHTDISLQGFDNTSAGRPAHSEIHTRRKRQVYGADGRFVISDSHFITNYPFSTAVRLSTGCSGVLVSPKHVLTAAHCIHDGAGYLESAKRLRVGVLQLKAKRRRGGRRRGGRQRGGRRGEEKTLEEGDEQNGLDGDVARGRNGRRRGRRMEGQVEAGAGITGRGRKRKGPSRVGRSVEPRKQPVFRWTRVKQTQIPQGWLHGKDSTNSASSDYDYALLELKRQVKQKPMALGVAPSTAPLARIHFSGYDADKSLLDGHGDEKVVYRFCSVTKESDNLMYQRCDSQPGASGAGVYVRLRQEAGDEGGKGKWERRVIGVFSGHRWVEVEGGELRDFNVAVRITPAKYAQICHWIHGDPSLCKEV, from the coding sequence ATGGACCTCCTATACTGTCAGTATGTGCTGCTCTGCACGGCCGCCCTCACAGTTTCTGTGGCATTTACCAAAGATGGAGGCAGCGAGGCCGACAGGTGGCCCAGGCAGAGCCTCCCGGTGCTTctggacacgcacacacagctgttAAACACCCTGTCGTTCAGagggcaggaggaggatgaggaggaaacaagTGCAAAGACACTCTGTGGGATCGAGTGTCAAGAAAAGTTACCAGCTGTTGACCGGACGGAGCAAGAGAGGATTCTGGGATACGAGACAATGTATGAGAACGGTACACGCACGCATACCGATATCAGCTTGCAAGGTTTTGACAACACGTCTGCAGGAAGGCCAGCCCACTCAGAGATCCACACGAGAAGGAAACGACAGGTTTACGGAGCAGATGGACGCTTCGTGATCTCCGACTCACATTTTATCACCAACTACCCGTTCTCCACCGCAGTTCGCCTCTCCACCGGATGCTCTGGAGTCCTGGTGTCCCCCAAGCACGTGCTGACGGCGGCACACTGCATCCACGACGGCGCCGGCTACCTGGAGAGTGCCAAGAGGCTCAGAGTAGGAGTGCTGCAGCTCAAAgccaaaagaagaagaggaggaaggaggagagggggccGACAGAGgggtgggaggagaggagaggagaagacctTGGAGGAAGGTGACGAGCAGAACGGTTTAGATGGAGATGTGGCAAGAGGCAGAAATGGgagacgaagaggaagaaggatggAAGGTCAAGTGGAAGCTGGGGCTGGAATAACTGGAAGAGGAAGGAAACGAAAAGGCCCCAGCCGCGTTGGACGCAGCGTCGAACCCAGAAAGCAGCCCGTCTTCCGTTGGACTCGGGTCAAACAAACCCAAATCCCTCAAGGATGGCTCCACGGCAAGGACTCCACCAACTCGGCCTCTTCTGACTACGACTACGCTCTTCTGGAGCTGAAACGACAAGTCAAGCAGAAGCCCATGGCGCTGGGAGTGGCTCCATCCACTGCTCCACTGGCGCGGATCCACTTCTCAGGCTACGACGCCGACAAAAGCCTGCTGGACGGGCACGGAGACGAAAAGGTGGTTTACCGTTTTTGCTCAGTGACAAAGGAGTCCGACAACCTGATGTACCAGCGGTGCGACTCACAGCCCGGGGCGTCCGGCGCTGGCGTTTATGTACGTCTGAGGCAGGAGGCGGGGGATGAGGGCGGGAAAGGGAAGTGGGAGAGGAGGGTGATCGGGGTGTTCTCGGGCCATCggtgggtggaggtggagggaggtgaGCTGAGGGACTTTAACGTTGCCGTGAGGATCACTCCGGCCAAATACGCCCAGATCTGCCACTGGATCCACGGGGACCCAAGTCTCTGTAAAGAGGTCTGA